DNA sequence from the Azospirillum thiophilum genome:
CTGGTTGCGCTTCGGCAGCGAGACGCCGATGGGCCGGATCAGGCTGCCATGGCGCCATCCTGTCTTGACCGGCCCGTCTTGACCGGCCCGTCTTGACCGGATGGCGGGCCGTCCCGAAATCTGAGTGCAGTGAAAACCCGGAACAAGCGACAACCCGGAACACAGCCCGCCATGTCCGCGGTACGCCTCAACGACCAGGAGCGTCGCCGTCACAAGCTCCGCAACGCCCTGCAGTCCGTTCTGCTGGTGGGGAGCCTGACCCTGCTCGCGGCTGCCATCGGCTGGGTGCTCTTCGGCCCGGCGGGGCTCCTGTGGGTGGTCATCCTCCTCGGTACGGCGCTGGCCTTCAGCCCCACCGTCTCGCCCCAGGTCATCCTGGGGCTCTACCGGACCCGCCGGCTGGGCCGCGTCGAGCTGCCGGAGGTTCAGGACGCCCTCGCCACGCTCGCGCGGCGGGCCGGGCTGCCCGCCGTCCCCGAACTGCATTACCTCGCGACCCCGGTGCCCAACGCCTTCGCCGTCGGCTCGGCGCGGAGCAGCGCCATCGTCCTGACCGACGGCCTGCTGCGGGCGATGAGCCTGCGCGAGCTCGCCGGCATCCTGGCGCATGAGGTCAGCCATGTCCGGAATCACGACCTGCTGATCATGGGGCTGGCCGACATCATCAGCCGGGTCACCGGAGCAATGGCGACCACGGGGGTCGTCCTGCTGGTCTTCAGCCTGCCGGCGATGCTGATGGAACAGGCGGGGTTTCCCTGGCTGCCGATCCTGCTGCTGCTGGCGGCGCCCACCGTCAACACGCTGATCCAGCTCGGCCTGTCGCGGACGCGGGAGTTCGACGCCGATTTGGACGCGGCGGCGCTCACCGGGGATCCCGCCGGGCTGGCCTCCGCCCTGGCGAAACTCCAGCGTTACGATCCGGGATTCTGGGAGCGCGTGCTGTTCCCCGGCCGGCGCAATCCGCAGCCGTCCGTGCTGCGCACCCACCCGGCCACCGAGGAACGCATCGGGCGTCTTCTCTCGCTCCAGCAGACCATGCCCGTGCAGCCCGGTCCCGGCGCGCTGCCGGTCACGCTTCCCGGCCGGCTTCCGCCGCCCACCCATCGACCGCGCTGGCGGTCGTCGGGGCTCTGGCACTGAGCCTCCCCCCAGGGCTTCGCCAGAAGTGGTAGCCCGCTACCGCTCCGGTCAAGGCTTGCCGGCTGCCCGCAAAAGGTGCAACGCTGTCAGCAGGCAACGCAACGTTGGATGAATGCATGGCGCCGGTTCTCCAGTCCCTGACGACCCTTCCCTCCTATCTGCTGTTCGCGGCGGCGATGCTGGGGTTCCTGCTGCTGTTCATCGTCGCCTACACCGCCGTCACGCCGTACAGCGATCTGGCCCTGGTCCGCCAGGGCAACAGCACCGCGGCGCTCACCCTGGGCGGCGCCATGATCGGCTTC
Encoded proteins:
- a CDS encoding zinc metalloprotease HtpX produces the protein MSAVRLNDQERRRHKLRNALQSVLLVGSLTLLAAAIGWVLFGPAGLLWVVILLGTALAFSPTVSPQVILGLYRTRRLGRVELPEVQDALATLARRAGLPAVPELHYLATPVPNAFAVGSARSSAIVLTDGLLRAMSLRELAGILAHEVSHVRNHDLLIMGLADIISRVTGAMATTGVVLLVFSLPAMLMEQAGFPWLPILLLLAAPTVNTLIQLGLSRTREFDADLDAAALTGDPAGLASALAKLQRYDPGFWERVLFPGRRNPQPSVLRTHPATEERIGRLLSLQQTMPVQPGPGALPVTLPGRLPPPTHRPRWRSSGLWH